Proteins encoded by one window of Lathyrus oleraceus cultivar Zhongwan6 chromosome 1, CAAS_Psat_ZW6_1.0, whole genome shotgun sequence:
- the LOC127098277 gene encoding proline-rich receptor-like protein kinase PERK2 — protein MGVIEQVRVKPTLDTSWEALKDQRKIPNSLDLFSKIDPLEVVAHYLNDLASQGVDISEFSVDWPPEHPPNFMKRMREPSEKSKKAKKDKLGETSGSRPPVPLADSPKTPPSTTKTSNPPSLKFNLTTTTLLVSEAEILNETTSSSSSTPSSPLYYILSSDTEPSDPQFPTLAQLQACALASQQPPQPEPETTSPPPEQPTNPPQSEQPQPPPSEQPATPPSEQQPTIPPTQKTPPPFDIPTIPTSEDHPYSHSR, from the exons ATGGGGGTAATTGAGCAAGTCAGAGTTAAACCCACTCTAGACACATCCTGGGAAGCACTTaaggatcagaggaagattcCCAACAGTCTGGACCTcttctccaagattgaccctcTAGAAGTGGTGGCACATTATCTGAATGATCTTGCAAGCCAAGGCGTTGACATATCAGAGTTCTCTGTGGATTGGCCGCCTgagcatccaccaaacttcatgaagagaATGCGAGAGCCCTCTGAAAAATCAAAGAAGGCCAAGAAGGATAAATTAGGGGAAACTTCTGGGTCAAGACCTCCAGTCCCTCTGGCTGATTCTCCAA AAACACCACCCTCCACCACCAAAACCTCTAACCCACCTTCTCTAAAATTCAATCTCACAACCACTACCTTACTCGTTTCTGAAGCAGAAATATTGAACGAAACCACCTCATCGTCTTCTTCTACACCTTCATCCCCACTATACTACATTCTCTCATCAGACACCGAACCCTCTGACCCCCAATTCCCCACACTAGCCCAACTTCAGGCGTGTGCTCTTGCCTCACAGCAACCACCACAACCTGAACCAGAAACCACCTCTCCACCCCCTGAACAACCAACAAATCCACCCCAATCTGAACAACCACAACCACCACCTTCTGAACAACCAGCAACTCCACCCTCTGAACAACAACCCACAATACCACCTACACAAAAAACACCACCACCCTTTGATATTCCCACCATACCAACCTCTGAGGATCATCCCTACTCACACTCCCGCTGA